One part of the Deinococcus depolymerans genome encodes these proteins:
- a CDS encoding chemotaxis protein CheW: protein MTRLERRAVRLALPLDAQRPPVNALRLQVAGEAYAAPLAQLLEILPANLTALPLTAPHVAGLQVVRGELLGVLRADVLLTGRACEPQGPGRVLLTSVGAATCGLLVDDATDLVWVDDQLRPPLFHTPGVSGLTPGGLAVLDLTRLLHALPSPWRSTP from the coding sequence GTGACGCGCCTGGAACGCCGGGCCGTCCGGCTGGCCCTGCCGCTCGACGCGCAGCGGCCGCCCGTGAACGCCCTGCGGCTGCAGGTGGCGGGCGAGGCGTACGCCGCGCCGCTCGCCCAGCTGCTGGAGATCCTGCCGGCGAACCTGACGGCGCTGCCACTGACCGCGCCGCACGTGGCGGGCCTGCAGGTGGTGCGCGGCGAGCTGCTGGGCGTGCTGCGTGCCGACGTGCTGCTGACGGGCCGGGCCTGTGAGCCGCAGGGGCCGGGGCGGGTGCTGCTCACGTCGGTGGGCGCCGCCACCTGCGGCCTGCTGGTGGACGACGCGACCGACCTCGTCTGGGTGGATGACCAGCTCCGTCCGCCCCTGTTCCACACGCCGGGCGTGAGCGGCCTGACGCCGGGCGGGCTGGCGGTGCTCGACCTGACCCGCCTGCTGCACGCCCTTCCGTCTCCCTGGCGGTCCACGCCATGA
- a CDS encoding methyl-accepting chemotaxis protein, whose product MTHSKELLMSIRLKLIGVLLLLVVPLALTGVISVAALRHSGEVSAELTRGLQQARVLTNLRGAVNRLALLTAEDLLLRPGRPETGALEAVRAEAATQLAEAPNSPALSSVRRDWAALETQLDALLRVADTQPAAAVARFEQRLQPARAQLVSSVNAYLDAREAALSAEQLKLTADLTRSQRIVTWTALLGGVLGLACAWLVLGRIVAAVLVVARASRRLSEGYLDDLPAATSGDEIGQMLGALGALGQQQRQLAQALGELSRGSSQVTFPVRHAQDVVGHAVRDLTRHTEEVAASARALAAGDLRTQLPVRSEQDTLGLALRDMLAQLRAFALQNQEFSAQLALSSQSLVAATTQQATSVNQQSAAIAETTAAVEEVRTSSRHAVEVAGSVTRQAEEARSVAAQGVQAAQAAEQGMVALQGRVDDIAQNMLHLSRHSRQISEIIETVADIADQSNLLALNAAIEANRAGEQGRGFAVVAQEIRTLAEQSKGATQQIRRMLEDVQQATNAAVLATEEGSKQAQVGTALIDRAGRTIQALSGVNEDAARMTAQISESVQQHALSMEQIAIAMHDINEATLQHLNVTQDNQQVARHLQALVEQLNGLTARYHT is encoded by the coding sequence ATGACCCACTCAAAGGAACTGCTGATGTCCATTCGTCTGAAACTGATCGGTGTGCTGCTGCTGCTCGTCGTGCCCCTGGCGCTGACCGGGGTGATCTCGGTCGCGGCGCTGCGTCACTCCGGGGAGGTCAGCGCGGAGCTGACCCGGGGCCTGCAGCAGGCGCGCGTGCTGACCAACCTGCGCGGCGCGGTCAACCGCCTGGCCCTGCTGACCGCCGAGGACCTGCTGCTGCGCCCCGGCCGGCCCGAGACGGGCGCGCTGGAGGCCGTGCGGGCCGAGGCGGCCACGCAACTCGCGGAAGCGCCGAACAGCCCGGCCCTGAGCAGCGTGCGCCGCGACTGGGCGGCGCTGGAAACGCAGCTCGACGCGCTGCTGCGCGTGGCCGACACGCAGCCGGCCGCGGCGGTGGCACGCTTCGAGCAGCGGCTGCAGCCGGCGCGGGCGCAGCTGGTCAGCAGCGTGAACGCCTACCTGGACGCCCGTGAGGCCGCGCTCTCGGCCGAGCAGCTGAAACTCACGGCCGACCTGACCCGCAGCCAGCGGATCGTGACCTGGACGGCGCTGCTGGGCGGGGTGCTGGGACTGGCGTGCGCGTGGCTGGTGCTTGGGCGCATCGTGGCGGCGGTGCTGGTGGTCGCGCGCGCCTCCCGGCGGCTGTCGGAAGGCTACCTGGACGACCTGCCGGCAGCCACCAGCGGCGACGAGATCGGGCAGATGCTGGGGGCGCTGGGGGCGCTGGGGCAGCAGCAGCGGCAGCTGGCGCAGGCCCTGGGGGAACTGAGCCGCGGCTCGTCGCAGGTGACCTTCCCGGTCCGGCACGCTCAGGACGTGGTGGGTCACGCCGTGCGCGACCTCACGCGGCACACCGAGGAGGTCGCCGCGTCGGCGCGGGCGCTGGCCGCCGGGGACCTGCGCACGCAGCTGCCCGTGCGCTCCGAGCAGGACACGCTGGGACTGGCCCTGCGGGACATGCTCGCGCAGCTGCGGGCCTTCGCGCTGCAGAACCAGGAGTTCAGCGCGCAGCTGGCGCTCTCCAGTCAGAGTCTGGTGGCCGCCACGACCCAGCAGGCGACCAGCGTGAATCAGCAGTCGGCGGCGATTGCCGAGACGACCGCCGCGGTCGAGGAGGTCCGCACCAGCAGCCGGCACGCGGTCGAGGTGGCCGGCAGCGTCACCCGGCAGGCCGAGGAGGCCCGCTCGGTGGCGGCGCAGGGCGTGCAGGCCGCGCAGGCCGCCGAGCAGGGCATGGTGGCCCTGCAGGGCCGGGTGGATGACATCGCGCAGAACATGCTGCACCTCTCGCGGCACTCCCGTCAGATCAGCGAGATCATCGAGACGGTCGCGGACATCGCCGATCAGTCGAACCTGCTGGCCCTGAACGCCGCCATCGAGGCCAACCGCGCCGGTGAGCAGGGGCGCGGCTTCGCGGTGGTCGCGCAGGAGATCCGCACGCTGGCCGAGCAGTCCAAGGGCGCCACGCAGCAGATCCGCCGGATGCTCGAGGACGTGCAGCAGGCGACGAACGCCGCCGTGCTGGCCACCGAGGAGGGCAGCAAGCAGGCGCAGGTGGGCACGGCGCTGATCGACCGGGCGGGGCGGACCATCCAGGCGCTGAGCGGCGTGAACGAGGACGCCGCCCGCATGACCGCGCAGATCTCGGAATCGGTGCAGCAGCACGCGCTGAGCATGGAACAGATCGCGATCGCCATGCACGACATCAACGAGGCGACGCTGCAGCACCTGAACGTCACGCAGGACAACCAGCAGGTGGCGCGGCACCTGCAGGCGCTGGTCGAGCAGCTCAACGGCCTGACGGCCCGGTACCACACGTGA
- a CDS encoding CheR family methyltransferase, translated as MAPVTGPLPQLLADTAGLRWTEQLHGLARARLDELARAHGGLDDLLRAATVRPDVASQVAAAFTVGETWFQRIGAHFEALPELLADRPHVRAWSAGCSTGEEAYALAAAFTRQTVDVLGTDLNPEALRRAQEGRYGARSFRGVPAAQVERSFERRGEQFEVRPALRRRVRFSLHNLMTPAPRRDLDVIACRNVTIYFTPGAAALAYTHLAQALAPGGVLLLAPSDPRPPAHLGLVVDRSRGTQVLRRALTPPGRPRRAGPGAADRSPAGAAGPAGVGAARPPAPEVTDLPAARRAAYEAPLDPQAQLQLAWALRRAGQEARAARQARHTLTLLEAGGADSWDAARLRAGCLSLLAGTGGP; from the coding sequence ATGGCACCCGTGACCGGCCCGCTGCCGCAACTGCTGGCGGACACGGCCGGGCTGCGCTGGACCGAGCAGCTGCACGGCCTGGCCCGCGCCCGTCTGGATGAACTGGCCCGCGCGCACGGCGGACTGGACGACCTGCTGCGCGCCGCGACGGTCCGCCCGGACGTGGCGTCGCAGGTGGCGGCGGCCTTCACGGTCGGTGAGACGTGGTTCCAGCGAATCGGCGCGCACTTTGAGGCGCTGCCGGAGCTGCTGGCCGACCGCCCGCACGTACGCGCCTGGAGTGCCGGCTGCTCGACCGGCGAGGAGGCGTACGCGCTGGCGGCGGCCTTCACGCGCCAGACGGTGGACGTCCTGGGCACCGACCTGAACCCGGAGGCGCTGCGGCGCGCGCAGGAGGGCCGGTACGGCGCGCGGTCGTTCCGGGGCGTGCCGGCCGCCCAGGTGGAACGGTCCTTCGAGCGGCGCGGCGAGCAGTTCGAGGTGCGCCCCGCGCTGCGCCGGCGCGTGCGGTTCTCCCTGCACAACCTGATGACCCCGGCTCCCCGGCGCGACCTGGACGTGATCGCCTGCCGGAACGTCACGATCTACTTCACGCCCGGGGCGGCCGCGCTGGCGTACACGCACCTCGCGCAGGCGCTGGCGCCGGGCGGGGTCCTGCTGCTGGCCCCCAGCGACCCGCGCCCGCCCGCCCACCTGGGGCTGGTGGTGGACCGCTCGCGCGGCACCCAGGTCCTGCGCCGCGCCCTGACCCCGCCCGGCAGGCCGCGCCGGGCGGGGCCGGGCGCGGCGGACCGGTCACCTGCCGGGGCAGCCGGTCCGGCCGGGGTCGGCGCGGCGCGGCCGCCAGCGCCGGAAGTCACGGACCTGCCGGCTGCCCGCCGGGCCGCGTACGAGGCGCCGCTGGACCCGCAGGCGCAGTTGCAGCTGGCCTGGGCGCTGCGCCGCGCCGGTCAGGAGGCCCGGGCGGCGCGGCAGGCGCGGCACACGCTGACGCTGCTGGAAGCGGGCGGGGCGGACAGCTGGGACGCGGCGCGGCTGCGGGCCGGCTGCCTGTCGCTGCTGGCCGGGACGGGCGGGCCGTGA